A stretch of Rhododendron vialii isolate Sample 1 chromosome 4a, ASM3025357v1 DNA encodes these proteins:
- the LOC131323589 gene encoding transcription repressor OFP8-like produces MDSWRMDSLFFSFGAKTQNQVRRERERRNERREEARRRVVVVDGKVTWSSTEKRRTVALWWEKQSSDPYVDFTTSMVEMIVEKQIFGARDLEDLLETFLSVNSHHHHRVIVEVFTEICDALFPNWSLFS; encoded by the exons ATGGATTCTTGGAGAATGGATTCTTTGTTTTTCAGTTTTGGAGCAAAAACCCAGAATCAAGTCAGGAG agagagagagaggagaaacgaaagaagagaagaagctcGGAGAAGGGTCGTGGTCGTCGATGGAAAAGTGACGTGGTCGTCGACGGAAAAGAGAAGGACGGTTGCTTTGTGGTGGGAGAAGCAATCGAGCGACCCGTACGTTGATTTCACGACTTCCATGGTGGAGATGATTGTGGAGAAGCAGATTTTCGGTGCTAGGGAT CTGGAGGATTTGCTGGAGACTTTTCTGTCTGTAAATTCTCATCACCATCATAGGGTTATCGTTGAGGTGTTCACTGAGATTTGTGATGCTTTGTTTCCGAACTGGTCTCTGTTTTcttaa